ATGGGTGCGGCAGCGCTGCCAGCTGGCCTCGCCCAGCACGGCGGCGATGGCCGCCTTGATGCCGCCGTGGGCGTCGGAGACGACCAGCTCCACCCCGGCGAGGCCTCGGGCCACCAGGGAGCGCAGGAAGGCCGTCCACGCCGCGGTGTCCTCGGTGGTGACGATGTCGAAGCCGATGATCTCCCGCCGCCCCTCGGCGTTCACCGAGGTGGCGATCACGGCCGAGACGTTGACCACCCGGCCGCCCTCACGGACCTTCTGGGTGAGGGCGTCTATCCACAGGTAGCGATAGGGGCCGGCGTCGAGGGGGCGTTCCCGGAACTCGGTGACCTTGGCGTCGAGCTCGGCGGCCATCCTCGACACCTCGGACTTGGAGATGCCGTCGATGCCCATGGCCCGCACCAGGTCGTCGACCCGGCGAGTGGACACGCCCTCGACGTAGGCCTGGCCGATCACCGCCACCAGCGCCTGCTCGGCCCGACGACGGGGCACCAGCAGCCAGTCCGGGCGGTAGCTGCCTTCCCGCAGCTTGGGGATGGCCAGGTCGATGGTGCCCACCCGGGTGTCCCAGGGGCGCTGGCGGTAGCCGTTGCGGGAGTTGACCCGCTCCTCGCTCCGCTCGTTGTAGCCGGCCTCGCACAGCATCGAGGCGTGCGCCGACATCAGCGTCTCGGCGAACGCCGCCAGCAGGGCCCTGGCCAGGTCGCCGTCACCGTCCTCGGCGGTCAGGTGCTTGCTCAGCCACGCGCCGGGGTCGATAGTTGTAGGGACTGTCACCGTGTTCCTCCTCAAGTCGTTGTTGTGGAACTTCTTCTTGAGGTTGACGCGGTGACCGTCGCGTCCGGTGGACCCTCAGGCCTTCACCGGCTCGTACACCACTTCCTGGGACTCAACTCGGATTGGACGCGGACCATCTGAAACGGGGAGATACGGCGGGTCACGACCGGACACCAAAAGCCCTAGTCAGAGGCACTTTCTGCGGATATCCCCAGGTCAGAAAACCCCCCTCGAAAGTTCATGCTCTACTACGACATCTAGGCCGTTTTCGGGCTCTGAACGGGCGACGCCTCCGGTTCTTTTCCCGAAACACGACACCAGGTGTCGCCGAACTGGAAAAGAAGCCGGCCGTGACCCTACGTCGCCTGGCCGGCACCGGCGCCGGTATGGACGTGGGCGCGCTGGCCGTCGCGGTCGAAGATCATGACGAGCTCGGCCGGCCCGTCGACGGCGGCGAAGGCGTGCGGGGTCATGGTGGTGAATTCGGCTGCCTCGCCGGCCTCGACGACGATGTCCCGCTCGCCGAGCGACAAGCGCACGCGACCCTCCATGACGAAGAACCAGTCGTGACCCGGATGCACGCGCTGCTGGGGCGCCGTGCGGGTCGGTTGGAGACGCATCTTGACGGCGATCGTGCTCGCCGTCGGTCGGCTGAGCATCCAGGTCGTCCGCGTGCCCGACCTGCTCGGCGTAGGGCGGACGACGACGTCCTCGTCGTCCCGAACGTCGAGCAGGGCGTCAAGGCCGACGTGCAGAGCGGACGCGAGAGGCAGCAGGACGTCCAGGCTGATCGTGCGCTTGCCGGTCTCGACCCGGCTGATGGTCGAGGGGCTCAGGTTGGTGCGCGCCGCCAGCTCGTCGAGCGACAGCCCCAGGGTCGTGCGGAGGCTTCGCAGGCGGCTCCTTACCGATCGCTCGATCTCGTCGGACTCGACCATGTTCTCCACCGGCTCCTTGCGAATACCGCAAGACCTCATGCGGACTCAGCATCGACACGGTACCGTCCACGGCATGGGGGACCACACAACCCGCGTCGTCGAGCGGCACTGCGACGTCGCCGTCGTCGGAGGATCGGGCGCCGGACTGGCCGCTGCCCTGCAGCTGGCGCGCCAGCGCCGGGGGGTCATCGTCGTCGACGCCGGTGAACCGCGAAACGCCCCCGCGGCACACATGCACGGCTACCTGGGGCTCGAAGGGGCTGCGCCGTCGGCTCTCATCACCGCCGGCCGCGCCGAGGTCCGCAGCTACGGCGGCGAGATCCTCGCCGGTCGTGCCAATCGTGTGACCCGCACCGATGACGGCCACTTCCGAGTCGAGCTGGTGGGCGGCCACTCGATCGTCGCCCGACGGGTCGTTGCCGCGACCGGTCTGGTAGACCAGCTCCCGGACATCGAGGGCCTCGCCGAGCACTGGGGACGCGACGTCATCCACTGTCCGTTCTGCCACGGGTTCGAGGTTCGCGACCGGCGCGTCGTCCAGATCGTCACCCATCCCATGGGACTGCACACGGCCCCGCTGTTCCGCCAGCTCAGCGCCCGCTTCACCATCGTGCTCCACGACGGTGTAGACGTGGACGCCGCCGAGCTCGACGAGATGCGGGCCGCCGGCGTGGCGATCATCCGCCACCGCGTGCGCCGCATCGTCACCGGTGACGACGGGCGCGTCGCCGCCGTCGAGCTGGTCGACCACGAGCGCATCGAGGCCGACGCGGTCGTCGTCACCCCCCGGTTCCACGCCCGCGCCGAACCGTTCGCCGACGTCGGTCTCCGGCCGATGCCCCACCCGACGGGAATCGGAGACGTCGTGGAGACCGATGCGGGAGGCGAGACCGCAGTCCCCCGCGTCTTCGCATGCGGCAACGTCACCGATCCGAGCCAGCAAGTGCTGCAGGCGGCCGCCCACGGCAGCCGCGTCGGTGTCATGGTGAGCTTCAGCCTCGCCCACGAGGACATCCGCGCCGCGGCCCGACCAGCGTCCAACCAGGCCGACTGGGACCACCGCTACGGAAGCG
This Acidimicrobiales bacterium DNA region includes the following protein-coding sequences:
- a CDS encoding IS256 family transposase, which codes for MDPGAWLSKHLTAEDGDGDLARALLAAFAETLMSAHASMLCEAGYNERSEERVNSRNGYRQRPWDTRVGTIDLAIPKLREGSYRPDWLLVPRRRAEQALVAVIGQAYVEGVSTRRVDDLVRAMGIDGISKSEVSRMAAELDAKVTEFRERPLDAGPYRYLWIDALTQKVREGGRVVNVSAVIATSVNAEGRREIIGFDIVTTEDTAAWTAFLRSLVARGLAGVELVVSDAHGGIKAAIAAVLGEASWQRCRTH
- a CDS encoding helix-turn-helix domain-containing protein — protein: MVESDEIERSVRSRLRSLRTTLGLSLDELAARTNLSPSTISRVETGKRTISLDVLLPLASALHVGLDALLDVRDDEDVVVRPTPSRSGTRTTWMLSRPTASTIAVKMRLQPTRTAPQQRVHPGHDWFFVMEGRVRLSLGERDIVVEAGEAAEFTTMTPHAFAAVDGPAELVMIFDRDGQRAHVHTGAGAGQAT
- a CDS encoding bifunctional NAD(P)/FAD-dependent oxidoreductase/class I SAM-dependent methyltransferase, translated to MGDHTTRVVERHCDVAVVGGSGAGLAAALQLARQRRGVIVVDAGEPRNAPAAHMHGYLGLEGAAPSALITAGRAEVRSYGGEILAGRANRVTRTDDGHFRVELVGGHSIVARRVVAATGLVDQLPDIEGLAEHWGRDVIHCPFCHGFEVRDRRVVQIVTHPMGLHTAPLFRQLSARFTIVLHDGVDVDAAELDEMRAAGVAIIRHRVRRIVTGDDGRVAAVELVDHERIEADAVVVTPRFHARAEPFADVGLRPMPHPTGIGDVVETDAGGETAVPRVFACGNVTDPSQQVLQAAAHGSRVGVMVSFSLAHEDIRAAARPASNQADWDHRYGSDHLWSGNPNGTLVNEVSGVTPGSALDVGAGEGADAIWLAEQGWRVTANDISQRALHRLSAEAERRGLRVDCHREDANALDAFEPRAFDLVSAQYASISRTPDGRAVRNLLDAVAPDGTLLVVSHDLEPMRARVDTRTHSQAFDPDAYVRVEDVAAALAGSPDWDVEVHEKRARPPGAASASRHVDDVVLRARRRTVDAVASPRPVPPTARG